The following is a genomic window from Rutidosis leptorrhynchoides isolate AG116_Rl617_1_P2 chromosome 8, CSIRO_AGI_Rlap_v1, whole genome shotgun sequence.
atttattttaactattttatatattgttTCAGGTTATGGATCTTGTGTTTATCCCGGTTCTTCAAGGTATATCCATTTATTTCTTTTAACAAATTTcacatttaatttaattttatttcaACCAACTTAATAAACATGTATGTATTTATtacaaaatatatttaaatatttattaataGTACTTGTAATACATTGATATCTGTGTAAATTTAATATATTCTATTAATGACTCAGTTATATAATTTGCAGCATGACGGGAAGAACAAAAGAGAAGACTAGTCCAACATCAAACACAAAAAGAACACCACCACCGAAAAATGGTCATGTTATGCCTCACGAGAATGGTGATATTAGAGTTTCGAAGATTGAAGATATACATAGTTAAGGAAATATGTAATTTAAATGTTTAAAATGAGAATATATGATATTAGCTTTTCTTTATTTGCAATACTCAAATATTTATATTTTAGCCAATTCCAGCTCTGTTTGATAGATGCAAATCGAAAGATAAAGGATTTGTAAGCCATCGATGCCATTTCAAAGGCTGTCTTTTTTTGATTTATATGATATTCACTCAAAACTTTGAGTTGTATTTCATTTTGGATAATCacattagttagtttacttttgcCAAAGATAAATGTGTTCCGATTTTTTCATATCATGTAGTTCGAAACCCATTCAACCGCTTGCCAAAGGGATTTACCAAATAACGTAGAGAAGTTGTATCTATTATCCGAAAAGGTCTCGAGTCTCAGCCAAACTTAAGTTAGATGGAGGGCCAAGTTGTCACTATTTATAAACTCGAGTCCATTCGTCAAACATTGATTTGCATAGTATGAGTGTTGATCCACGCTTTCAAGGCCATCATCACAaattgttgtgacgacccggaaatttctgaccaaatttaaactttatctttaaataatttaatgttttcaacacgataagcaaagtctgtaatgttgagtctcaaagttttggaactatattcaagtaatcaattattctttaactgttctcgaagattcacgaacaatatatatataacttaatgtgcatatatatatatatatatatatatatatatatatatatatatatatatatatatatatatatatatatgatttcaaattatttagtaaacgatagtaacattcgattgatatttagataagttaactaaaacgtttaatatgaaccagtaaaacactaatttgctacagtattttcgaattgctacagtacccgaaaagctacagtgttttcgaaaattactatttgctacagtagaaactttgctgcagtaactttgctacagtaaaacactatttcaaaatgaaaatgtatatatgtatatgtatatactacgagacgatgatttatagaagcaaataaccaaaacacttaattgattaaagctacacttcgagtgacatagtttatcaatgattaagtttaatttttgataaaagtacacgtcgcgtaatgaaaagtaccagttttctaagcgtacgaaaatgcattcgagaaaccggaaccgggacataagtcgagtgacaacgtacgacataTCGAAACAAAAGttataagttaactatgcacgtaaatataatataatatataaataattatataaattaaatatattatatatattatataaaattatgtcgacaaactaaaagtTAAACGAAGTGAGCTGGTgacagatggccatgcgatcgcatggccaaacaacctccaaaccatgcgatcgcatgcaagGAGAAATCAGGCCAACACTATAAAAACTCGACCATTTCTACTTCTGATTCAATTCATTTTActctgtatttatattattattattattattattattattattattattattattattattattattattattattattattaagattaatattattattaatctttttattattagtattattaattagtattatacataaaatattacgacgaggttatgagtgcgtcactttcaaaaatgggttttcgagcgggatagagctaaggaaactatgggttatagctatggaggttatgggtaatgttcgtgggtattgtttgcaaatcaaacctagtgtttatcatctctgttacgtctacatacttttctacaatattgaatcacaatattgatacgtgagtattcatatcttatcttttatatattaatagtgtatacatgtctagtgctcgagtatatatgtttatgcatgcttttatgctaaattttgtcgttagatagtatgatgaatcacgaattaaatacatatattactgataaaaattatatgatatgcatgtcgttggaaagctggcgaaaaatcaataacttttcatttagaaaccgcgtaatttcggtgaacgaattaaaagttatgatcaactgaattatgattaacgttaattaaaattgcttttgaatctgcaattgatatttaaataacttgttaataagattgataaagtggatctTTGAATATTATCAgcggagtaaatgaatccttatataggacacgtctcgttttgttaaacaactgtcaaaattgactttttgaaacaactttggattacttttgtatgtcgatatcgagcattaggattgtgataaactatgacctgacctagcttgatagacatttattgaccaacatatgttctctaggttgagatctacggttatttggtaatccgagtttcggtcacattttggtgaacgactttatatgctgctaaggtgagtttcatttgctcctttttaattgcttttgaaatctatatttttgggctgagaatacatgcactttattttaaacgtaatggatacaagtacatactaaattctacaccgagtttgaaccgaaaatcccttagctttggtaactagtaactgccagttataagaactggtgagcgtgagtagttgtatatggatccatagggcttgacatccccgtctgttccaggtatagaaaccctagcctgaactataaaacaaacgtatgctatttgagtttagtacacgttggtttgcgtgtattgtacatgttggttgcatgtatgttaaaacatgggtacttattataacgttaaagtttagctaccagggtgctcaatcttgtagaatattttgataaacgtttctagataaaacaactgaaatcttgtgatccacctttatgtacagattatgcaaaacattaaaactatgaactcaccaacctttgtgttgacacttgttagcatgtttattctcaggttccctagaagtcttccgctgtttgcttatatgttagacaagctatgtgcatggagtcttacatggcatatttttcaaggaaacgttgcattcaccaaatcatcaccatgtatcttattttgactgcattgtcaacggaagtactattgtaaactattatttacggtgattgtctatatgtagaaatcatcagctgtcgaaaacctttgatttaaatattcatttatggtgtgccttttcaaaagaatacaatgtttacaaaacgtatcatatagaggtcaaatacctcgcaatgaaatcgatgaatgacgtgttcgtccatatggatttagagcgatcgtcacaattgtgCATCTGATCGATTCTTGATCCAAGCCGCATTTATTCAATTCTACCTGAACCAACAGCCTTTTTCTTCTAGATCTCCATACAAAAAGCCAGATTTTTGAGAGGGGACGATTATTTATAAGTGTAGCAGGGCTTGCTGCTCCGTCAGCACCACCTGATTCCTCGATCAATTGTGTCAGCTTTTTAACCGTGAGGTGGCCATTTGAGTCAAAGAACCACGACCTATCATCCTTGCATTTATTAAAAACAAAACTCGATAACTCTTTAGTAAGATTAATGATTTCCCCTTGTAATCTAACTTAGAGTTTTTGGGACCAACGCCAATAAGTTTAAAAACCGTTGTTATCCTAGCGAACTTGGTCATAAATCGAAACATTTTTATCAAGATCAAGTCATTATAACTTGTAATATTTGTCCATTAACCTTTATTACCCAACAAAGTTTCACCCCAAAAACGTGTTATTTATCATCCACGATTTGCCACTTAAAGAAATTTACAAAAAAGTGTTGTTAAGTTAGATAAGTCCCTCCAAGAATTAATAATGCATCCCCAAGTTGAACACGGAGTTAGCATCCAAGGCACCACCCCACCCGTAAATGCTTGTAATTATTTTAGACAATAATATATTTTTTTCCCATTCCGAATCTCTACCACTACTTCCCTAACAAGGCACGATTTTTCGATAACAATGAACCTATGTTTAACTCACCATTATCAAATGGTAACATAGTTGTTTCCCGTTTAATCCCAGACATTTTAGAGGACTTGGCCGTCCCGCCCAAATGAATCTACGTCTTAAACCTTCGACTTTATTTATAACGCAAGAGGGAGCTATAAATATGAAAAAATAGTAATCATAATCGATAATCTTAAtgttaattaattattaactattAATTGTGCAATATTGATAATTTCCAATTTTATTTCCATTTCCATATTTAAGAATTGTGAATTGATAATATTGATTGAgaagattttatttttatatataaacatataaaagtGCTAGATTTGTTCGTAAGTATCACAAGTCACAACTCGTAAAAATTTTGGCCCAAAACTCGTCTAAAAACGAAAATTTTGATACCAAGCCCATTATGTAATCCAAACCCATAAACCTAAACGCTACCCGACCCGATCCATTCAACATTCCCCATTTCTCACGAGGGGGTTTTACATTTTGAGGAAAGAGATTTTTTTAAAGAAGGATCTGATAATATCTGATAAATGCTTAAAATTGACGGATTAATTCACCGAGATCTGTTCGCAAAACATCAGATTATCAAATCAGATCTATACAACTCGATCTAGAAGTGTATTATTTGATTAAGAAATCATGAATATTTTCAGACTTGCAGGTGATATGACTCATCTGGCCAGCATTCTCGTCTTGCTTCTCAAAATACACACAATCAAATCATGCGCTGGTAAACCCTAATTTTAGCCCTAATTTTCACTGACTTTtcatgctacgctatttttagagAATTATGATGTCTTCATTGTAGTTTAGGAACTAGTATAGAGTTATTAATACATCTCAGGTGTGGTTGTTTTCAGATTGCTGATTAAATGTAGGTTTTATTAAAACCAGTTGTAAAAATTTTGATTACTGAAATTATATATTTGTCGTATTTAGTGTAGTGTTGATGATCATCGCATATATGTAGTTGGAgatttattacatttatttataggTCAATATTGTTGGATGCTAATTATCTTTAATCAGTTAGGTTACTAAAAGTATCGTTCTTAGACCGTTCAGCTGCTTTCATTGACATGTGTCACTTATTTGTATGTTTTGTTTTGCTTATACATTTATCTTGTTTGAGTGTTACGATTGATGTTGTGTATAGGATATTAAGTTTTAGAATTTGTAACTCCATGGATATCTGCTTTCTGCGAAATGTGGTTTTTCAGATTTAGGGTTGAAGATATGTTGTGATTTACGATTGGTTTTAGGAGAAAGATTACCTGTTTTCTGTCTTTTAGATTGTGATCTGTATGAAAACTACTCTTAGAATTTTAAAGGGTGTTAATGCCGGACTTTGTTACACTTTTGGGCCAAAAGTTTTGGATACTAATCACCATCCATGTATCAATAATTTAGTATTGATCTTAGATAATTTAGCTGCACGCGTTGACTTAGGGAACATGTATCCATCTTTCGTGTAGATTATTTGGCTAatttgtttccattgtggaaataTTGCCATATACCTTGCATTATTTCATTACTATTCTGTATTTATACAAACTATCGTAATGAAATACCTACCTGATCTAGAAACTTTTCAAGTAAAGGTTTTACTTTCTTCAACCATAACAGTTAATATGTTAATGTGCAACATTATATTAAGTTGCATTCATTTAATTCATTGTTGCATGCAGGGGTATATTAAGTTGCATTCATTTAATTCATTGTTGCATGCAGGGGTTTCACTGAAGACTCAAGAGCTTTATGCACTGGTTTTTGTTACTCGTTACTTGGATATATTCACAGACTTCATCTCAGTATATAATACTGTAATGAAGTTAATATATCTAGGAAGTTCTTTCTCTATCGTATGGTATATTAGGCGTCACAAGATTGTTCGCAGATCATATGATAAAGATCTAGACACCTTTCGACATTATTTTCTCATACTTCCTTGTTTGCTTCTAGCTATACTTATTCACCAGAAGTTCACCTTTAAAGAGGTAAAAAAATAAAGTGACGCTAGCCAAATCTCTATTATATTACGTcctttaaaattaatttttttattgaGCAGGTAATGTGGACATTCTCTTTATACTTGGAAGCTGTTGCCATACTTCCTCAACTTGTTTTGCTGCAAAGGACTAGAAATATCGACAACTTGACTGGACAATATGTGTTTCTTCTAGGGTAATACACTTTTCTTTTATGCTTGTATTTATATCCATTTTCTACGTATAATTTAATGCGATGTAAAGGTTTAGTTTCCTTATTTTTTTTAGAATAATTCGTTATGCAGAGCATACCGTTCGTTGTACATTTTGAACTGGATCTACCGTTACTTCACTGAGCCTCATTATGTTCACTGGATCAGTATGTCTCTTATTCTCTTCTAATATTCCCAATGTAAAAAGAATGAACAAAAGAAACGTAGTAATTTTTTTCAAATTATACCCTGCTGGTAcaccatgtgtgtgtgtgtgtgtgtgtagtgcTATTGATATTGATATTCTTAATTATATAAGTGTATAACTGTATATtgctattatttaatattattaattaataattgattaattaattaaaatactattttatatgACCCAAGAAGTTATTGTAATTAAAAGTACTGCTATCATAACAACGCTGTTGATTTTGCAGCTTGGATTGCTGGCCTGATTCAAACATTGTTGTATGCTGATTTCTTCTACTACTACTTTGAAAGGTAAATCACCTCTTATTTTGAAGCAATTTGAGGATTTTTTTTCTTCAAATCTGAAATCATTTAATTTTTGTGAATGCAGCTGGAAGAACAATGTAAAGCTCCAGTTACCAGCTTGATAATCATCTTATGATAATGGTAGAGTCAGATGATAGAGTTTTAAGGATCATACTTATTATAGAGTTTGTCGTTGAGAGGTGTTCGCCATTTCCTTTTTTTTTTGTTCTTAACTTTCTATAATGGGATTGTAACACCTCCCTTCCCCCATCCCCAAAGTAGCAGATCATTTTTCAGAGATTTTTATTGCGAAATGATAACTTAGATACAAAGTAATGCGGGTCTAGTTATTTACATAAAAAATCTAATTAAACTGTTGTCTATATCTATACATCGATAAAAATGCTTGGCCCGTATGTCGAATAAACCAGTTCCACAAGCAACGGGAACTGAAGCATAGCAAATAAGCTAACAGGAACCGATGCAAACAATGTAGCAGGTGCAGCTATCCATGGTATTTTATCACGAAGTACTAATGCGAGTGTTGCACTAAATGCTATCATTGTAGCAGCAAGTGACAAAAATAGTGACACGAGCGCGATCATCATCCTTTTAGGTAGCGCGTAGTGAAAATCTTCTTCCGCATATCGGTAAGTAATTATTGCTAGAAACATTAAAACGGAATTCGTTGAAGCGAATAATGCAATGGCATCCGATACTATAAATACGAGAAATATTCTATCGTTTAGGAACAATGGTAAGCCGTTACTGTCATTGCCACCTGGCATTGTAAAGGCGGCTGCAATTGCTAGGGTAACAATGAGGGCACTCACGACCGTAGATGATGCTGATGTGTCCTTCATCCATGCTTCTCCTTCTTTAACCAAGTCCTTGTGTTCTTTGGTAAATACCATTCTTGGTGTCATGCGATCATTATTTGAAGCTTCTTTATATATAGGCTCAACAAGCTTCTCCACCTTCTGCAAGAACACTAGTGAATTAGGTCACAACTAATGCCAAGAAAATTGTTACCTTCTTGTATCTTAAATCATAGCAATGGCTTCTTTGtacgttgactaattttgacttttagTAATATATATTTAACATTTAACATATGTATATCACGTAGATATatcaaacataaatatttcaaaattATATATAGGGCACAAAATCTGAGTATAAAAACTACTAAAATTATGGCCTAACTTTGACCGACCTTGACTTTTACCGACTCAGACTTACTTTGACCTGACTTTTTTGTGCTAACCGACTAATTAGACGTGTTGAGCCaaacgggacgggctagtcaccaaactaACTATTCGGTTGAGACGGCCGCCGTTTACAGCATTGAAAAACATGATACCTGGTTATACCCAATAAGTAAACGGGTTATTTCAAAAGTTATGATACCTTGTACCATTGAAGTTCTCGTTGCATTTGCAAAGCTGCTCCACAGATAGTCTTGAGGCGAGGGAGAGGTGACAACCTTGCAGCTATATGCAATGGGTTGTCTGAATTAGGATTCACAGTTGCTGCAAATACCTTATGCCCTGTCATTCGGTACACAAGATTGAAAACTTTTTCTTGACGATATTTAATGGCAGCGATCAACAAATAGAACCCTTCATCTTCATACCAAACTATATCCGGATAAGTCTCAACACAGGTTTCTATAAGTTCATAAATCCCGTATTTCACAGCTGTAGATACCGTAGTTCCTAGTATCTCCCATGCGATATCATGACTACCTTTTTGTATAACAAGTGAGCACATTTGTTCCACTAGTTGTAGTGTCTGTACATGCACTAGTTTTGTTTCGGACAAACTTTTAGCACACGGGGATATCAGTAGGATCAACTTCGAGATGAATGTCCTGAATGGGTAGTCTGATGCTTTTCCAACATTTACAGGTAAATCTGTAATTACGAACCTATAACTGTTAGATTTGTGTATATAGATTGTGATATTTTTCTGTAAATATTAAGAGATCGTACAGGAGTAAATGAGTTGCTGGAAGACGTGTAGTTTGGTGCCACTAGGAAAAACATGTGGTTTCGAAGCCAAAACTTGTAAGGCGGTCTTACCATTTCTATCTTTCTGACTAACCATATCCGGGTACTTTGTGACTAGATACAGGGCTACATCTATAGTGAAAGGACATAAC
Proteins encoded in this region:
- the LOC139862081 gene encoding ER lumen protein-retaining receptor-like; translated protein: MNIFRLAGDMTHLASILVLLLKIHTIKSCAGVSLKTQELYALVFVTRYLDIFTDFISVYNTVMKLIYLGSSFSIVWYIRRHKIVRRSYDKDLDTFRHYFLILPCLLLAILIHQKFTFKEVMWTFSLYLEAVAILPQLVLLQRTRNIDNLTGQYVFLLGAYRSLYILNWIYRYFTEPHYVHWITWIAGLIQTLLYADFFYYYFESWKNNVKLQLPA
- the LOC139864710 gene encoding uncharacterized protein — encoded protein: MVPEICTIGPSGIQNANHGTILDQIKVQGPPVISDTNHRDRSICTKRTYVALYLVTKYPDMVSQKDRNDLPVNVGKASDYPFRTFISKLILLISPCAKSLSETKLVHVQTLQLVEQMCSLVIQKGSHDIAWEILGTTVSTAVKYGIYELIETCVETYPDIVWYEDEGFYLLIAAIKYRQEKVFNLVYRMTGHKVFAATVNPNSDNPLHIAARLSPLPRLKTICGAALQMQRELQWYKKVEKLVEPIYKEASNNDRMTPRMVFTKEHKDLVKEGEAWMKDTSASSTVVSALIVTLAIAAAFTMPGGNDSNGLPLFLNDRIFLVFIVSDAIALFASTNSVLMFLAIITYRYAEEDFHYALPKRMMIALVSLFLSLAATMIAFSATLALVLRDKIPWIAAPATLFASVPVSLFAMLQFPLLVELVYSTYGPSIFIDV